One Natrinema marinum genomic window carries:
- a CDS encoding NTP transferase domain-containing protein has product MCGGKGTRLESPHEKPLYPIAGTPMVDRVLAALRESAVETIYAAVSANAPETRAHLESVAGVRTIETAGEGYVTDLLALLERPEISPPVLTVAADLPLLEHPVVDRVLAAHGDGTGSRTVCVPAALKRRLGVSVDSRLEPDDHLAPTGVNVVGTTDDSTAMTDVSYDLRLAVNVNRLEDARVAAERLGSPIAEGN; this is encoded by the coding sequence ATGTGCGGCGGCAAGGGCACCCGCCTCGAGAGCCCCCACGAGAAGCCCCTGTACCCGATCGCCGGCACGCCGATGGTCGATCGCGTGCTGGCGGCCCTCCGCGAGAGCGCGGTCGAGACGATTTACGCCGCCGTCTCGGCGAACGCCCCGGAGACGCGAGCGCACCTCGAGTCGGTCGCCGGCGTTCGGACGATCGAGACGGCCGGCGAGGGGTACGTAACCGACCTGCTGGCGCTCCTCGAGCGGCCCGAGATCTCGCCGCCCGTGCTGACCGTCGCCGCGGATCTGCCGCTGCTCGAGCACCCGGTCGTCGACCGGGTGCTCGCGGCCCACGGCGACGGGACCGGCTCACGGACGGTCTGCGTCCCCGCGGCGCTCAAACGGCGACTCGGGGTCAGCGTCGACTCGCGACTCGAGCCGGACGACCACCTCGCGCCGACCGGGGTCAACGTAGTCGGCACGACCGACGATTCCACAGCCATGACAGACGTTTCCTACGACTTGCGACTCGCAGTGAACGTGAACCGACTCGAAGACGCCCGCGTTGCGGCCGAGCGGCTGGGGAGCCCCATAGCGGAGGGGAACTGA